Proteins found in one Macaca nemestrina isolate mMacNem1 chromosome 4, mMacNem.hap1, whole genome shotgun sequence genomic segment:
- the LOC105475362 gene encoding armadillo repeat-containing protein 10 isoform X2: MGGPRGAGWVAAGLLLGAGACYCIYRLTRRRRRGDRELGMRPSKSAGETAGILEEGTSKGQLCGRSARPQRGGTWESQWSKTSQPEDLTDGSYDDVLNAAQLQKLLYLLESTEDPVIIERALITLGNNAAFSVNQAIIRELGGIPIVGNKINHSNQSIKEKALNALNNLSVNVENQIKIKIYINQVCEDVFSGPLNSAVQLAGLRLLTNMTVTNDHQHMLHNYITDLFQVLLTGNGNTKVQVLKLLLNLSENPAMTEGLLHAQVDSSFLSLYDSHVAKEILLRVLTLFQNINNCLKIEGHLAVQPTFTEGSLFFLLHGEECAQKIKALVDHHDAEVKEKVLTIIPKI; this comes from the exons ATGGGTGGCCCCCGGGGCGCGGGCTGGGTCGCGGCGGGCCTGCTCCTCGGCGCCGGCGCCTGCTACTGCATTTACAGACTGACCCGGCGTCGGCGGCGGGGCGACCGCGAGCTCGGGATGCGCCCTTCCAAGTCTGCAGGTGAGACCGCGGG TATCCTGGAAGAAGGGACGTCAAAGGGGCAGTTGTGCGGGCGCTCGGCCCGGCCTCAGAGGGGAGGTACCTGGGAGTCACAGTGGTCCAAGACCTCCCAGCCTG AAGACTTAACTGATGGTTCATATGATGATGTTCTAAATGCTGCACAACTTCAGAAACTCCTTTACCTGCTGGAGTCGACTGAGGATCCTGTAATTATTGAAAGAGCTTTGATTACTTTGGGTAACAATGCAGCCTTTTCAGTTAACCAA GCTATTATTCGTGAATTGGGTGGTATTCCAATTGTTGGAAACAAAATCAACCATTCCAACCAGAGTATTAAAGAGAAAGCTTTAAATGCACTAAATAACCTGAGTGTGAATgttgaaaatcaaatcaagataaAG ATATACATCAATCAAGTCTGTGAGGATGTCTTCTCTGGTCCTCTGAACTCTGCTGTGCAGCTGGCCGGACTGAGATTGTTGACAAACATGACTGTTACCAATGACCACCAGCACATGCTTCACAATTACATTACAGACCTGTTCCAGGTATTACTTACTGGAAATGGAAACACGAAG GTGCAAGTTTTGAAACTGCTTTTGAATTTGTCTGAAAATCCAGCCATGACAGAAGGACTTCTTCATGCCCAA GTGGATTCATCATTCCTTTCCCTTTATGACAGCCACGTAGCAAAGGAGATTCTTCTTCGAGTACTTACACTATTTCAGAATATAAATAACTGCCTCAAAATAGAAGGCCATTTAGCTGTGCAGCCTACTTTCACTGAAGGTTCACTGTTTTTCCTGTTACATGGAGAAGAATGTGCccagaaaataaaagctttagTTGACCACCATGATGCAGAGGTGAAGGAAAAGGTTTTAACAATAATACCGAAAATCTGA
- the LOC105475362 gene encoding armadillo repeat-containing protein 10 isoform X1 yields the protein MGGPRGAGWVAAGLLLGAGACYCIYRLTRRRRRGDRELGMRPSKSAEDLTDGSYDDVLNAAQLQKLLYLLESTEDPVIIERALITLGNNAAFSVNQAIIRELGGIPIVGNKINHSNQSIKEKALNALNNLSVNVENQIKIKIYINQVCEDVFSGPLNSAVQLAGLRLLTNMTVTNDHQHMLHNYITDLFQVLLTGNGNTKVQVLKLLLNLSENPAMTEGLLHAQVDSSFLSLYDSHVAKEILLRVLTLFQNINNCLKIEGHLAVQPTFTEGSLFFLLHGEECAQKIKALVDHHDAEVKEKVLTIIPKI from the exons ATGGGTGGCCCCCGGGGCGCGGGCTGGGTCGCGGCGGGCCTGCTCCTCGGCGCCGGCGCCTGCTACTGCATTTACAGACTGACCCGGCGTCGGCGGCGGGGCGACCGCGAGCTCGGGATGCGCCCTTCCAAGTCTGCAG AAGACTTAACTGATGGTTCATATGATGATGTTCTAAATGCTGCACAACTTCAGAAACTCCTTTACCTGCTGGAGTCGACTGAGGATCCTGTAATTATTGAAAGAGCTTTGATTACTTTGGGTAACAATGCAGCCTTTTCAGTTAACCAA GCTATTATTCGTGAATTGGGTGGTATTCCAATTGTTGGAAACAAAATCAACCATTCCAACCAGAGTATTAAAGAGAAAGCTTTAAATGCACTAAATAACCTGAGTGTGAATgttgaaaatcaaatcaagataaAG ATATACATCAATCAAGTCTGTGAGGATGTCTTCTCTGGTCCTCTGAACTCTGCTGTGCAGCTGGCCGGACTGAGATTGTTGACAAACATGACTGTTACCAATGACCACCAGCACATGCTTCACAATTACATTACAGACCTGTTCCAGGTATTACTTACTGGAAATGGAAACACGAAG GTGCAAGTTTTGAAACTGCTTTTGAATTTGTCTGAAAATCCAGCCATGACAGAAGGACTTCTTCATGCCCAA GTGGATTCATCATTCCTTTCCCTTTATGACAGCCACGTAGCAAAGGAGATTCTTCTTCGAGTACTTACACTATTTCAGAATATAAATAACTGCCTCAAAATAGAAGGCCATTTAGCTGTGCAGCCTACTTTCACTGAAGGTTCACTGTTTTTCCTGTTACATGGAGAAGAATGTGCccagaaaataaaagctttagTTGACCACCATGATGCAGAGGTGAAGGAAAAGGTTTTAACAATAATACCGAAAATCTGA